DNA sequence from the Paenibacillus azoreducens genome:
TCTTACGATGAGTTATTTTCAAGAAGAAACAGCAAACAAAGATGTAAGCGAAATATCCTATGGAAGCGATCTATTTGAATTGAACAACAAGTATTTAACGCAAAATGGAATTCGGACGCCATTTCTTTATGATCTTAATAAGGAAAAAGAACGTTACCCTTTTGATTATGCGCTTGTTGAATTTATAGATGGACAAAAGGCGGAAGCCTATTTCCATCATTCCGATTCACGAATTCAAGATAAAGTGTTTCAGCGGTTGGGTGAGATGCTTACGGGCATGCATGCCGCCAAAAGTCAAATCTACGGGAAGCAGAATCAAATCAGGGCCAACACAGTAAATTGCCATCTCTTGCAACTGGAAAATGCCAAACTGCAGTTATCCTATGCCTCACGGCATATGGATTGTATCAGGGTAAATCAGAGCAAACTGTTCGATATTTTGCATGAGCTTGAGTCGAGAATTAAACCGAGAACGCAGTATGGGTTTATTCATGGGGAACTAGGTCCCGACCATGTTTTAGTTAATGATAAGCTGGAAACTTTTTTGATCGATATCGAAGGAGCCATGTTTTTTGATATTGAGCATGAACATAGTTTTATGAAGCTGCGGTTCGGGGATTTCTATCGCTATCTGGAGAATGATACCCTCGATCCTGACAGAATGTTGTTCTATCGATTCCATCATCATATATCGTTAACCTCGGGTGGGTTGAAGCTGCTTCATCGAGGGTTTCCAAACCAACCATTTGCAAAAGAGCTAGCCGAATATCATTCTGAATGCGCATTGCGATTTATTGAAGGTTTTAACCTGTAATAGCCCTTAAAGAATCAGTTAAAAGCATTTAACCTATGGTGCCAGGTACGCGAATGACTGTGATTTGATTATTTGATGCCCTAATATTCTATGGACAACTTACAGATTTCTTGATTTTCTAGCACTATTTAATGAATCCACACGGATCATGAAGTGTAATATAGGTGATTTTTTATATCTTCCAAAAGTCCCTTTATCTGGTACAATAGTCTTAAAAAATTATGGGGTGTAGTTATGAATCTATACAAGACAGCTATAACTATTGCTATCATATCTTTGTTGACTGGATGTGGTTCAGGATCTGCCGCTATAAAAGAAGAACTTGCCTCCACAAAAGAAACTTTGACAAGACTTCAGTCCGAGAATGAGTCGCTAAAAAAAGAACTGGATGATCTAAAATACGGACCTGAGACTTTGCTTAAAGAAGCAAATTCTTATTTCGCATCTGGGGACATAAAAAAATTAAAGAAAACACAAGAAACCATCTCAAAGAAATATCCAGGTTCAGGCGAGGAAAATAAGATTAGAGCTTTAACTGAAAAACTTCAAAAACAAATTGATGACAGGGCACAACAAGAAAAAAAAGAAGCTGAGAAGCAAGCAGCCGAAGAAAAGAAACGGCAAGCTGTTGCTACCGCAGAAATGAGAAAGCGGACTGATGATGTAACCGGATATACAGTGTTTGAGGATAAAACAAGTCCAGAATATATTAATGAAAACGGATTTTATGCGTTCTTCGCTCAAGGAAATGATGGTGTTCCGATTTTATATGCCAGATTTCAATATACCGGAGATAGCTGGTTGTTCATTAACAATTACACGATAAAAGCAGACGATAAAATATACGAAATTTCACCTAAATACAGTGATGTTCACAGAGATAATGATGGTGGAGAAGTATGGGAATATTACAGTACTGCGGTTAATAAAGATGTTTATGAGATTATCAATGCTGTAATAAAGTCGAATAAAACGATAATTCGCTCTCAAGGCAATGAAAGAAAGCAGGATCGAACAGTAACAGCTAAGGAGAAAGCAGCGCTTCAACATGTTTTGGATGCTTACAGAGCTATGGGTGGTACCGATTCACAATTTAAATTATGAGGTATCAAGACACTCTCTTTATAGGGGGTGTTTTTACTTATCAAGGCAAGTGAAAAATATGGATTTCGATGAGGGACGTTATTCATGGAATGATTGAGCCCTTTCAAAGCAACAGCCTCCCCAATTCGCCTTATCCCGCCTTATAGGCATACCCTATTGCTTTTATAGATATTATATCTTGGAACAATGAAGAGGGAGATGCTATATTTATTTCATTCAAGATGCGCCGCAGCTTCATTTGGCGCTCTTCCAAGGACGTATAACCATGATGAGGTGAAAAATGATGAGTAAAAGAACAATGTTTGAGAAAATCTGGGATAACCACGTTATTCATCAGGAAGCAGGCAAACCGAGCATCCTCTACATCGATTTGCATCTCGTCCATGAAGTGACTTCTCCGCAGGCGTTTGAAGGGCTTCGCCTTAGCGGCCGCAAGGTTCGCCGTCCGGAGCTGACCTTTGCCACCATGGACCATAACGTACCAACCAAAGACCGCTTCAACATTAAAGACCCGATCTCAAAGCAGCAGATCGATACGCTGACTCAAAACTGCCGCGATTTCGGCGTAACCCTGTTTGACCTGGAAACCATTGACCAAGGCGTCGTACACGTGATGGGACCTGAGCTTGGTCTGACGCATCCGGGCAAAACGATCGTTTGCGGCGACAGCCATACTTCCACGCATGGCGCTTTCGGCGCTTTGGC
Encoded proteins:
- a CDS encoding phosphotransferase family protein, with amino-acid sequence MQSVFGTGYIIASVSKMHGGAQKVVCKIDCSNGFSCVLYVWDLTMSYFQEETANKDVSEISYGSDLFELNNKYLTQNGIRTPFLYDLNKEKERYPFDYALVEFIDGQKAEAYFHHSDSRIQDKVFQRLGEMLTGMHAAKSQIYGKQNQIRANTVNCHLLQLENAKLQLSYASRHMDCIRVNQSKLFDILHELESRIKPRTQYGFIHGELGPDHVLVNDKLETFLIDIEGAMFFDIEHEHSFMKLRFGDFYRYLENDTLDPDRMLFYRFHHHISLTSGGLKLLHRGFPNQPFAKELAEYHSECALRFIEGFNL